The following proteins come from a genomic window of Bubalus kerabau isolate K-KA32 ecotype Philippines breed swamp buffalo chromosome 20, PCC_UOA_SB_1v2, whole genome shotgun sequence:
- the TCTA gene encoding T-cell leukemia translocation-altered gene protein has protein sequence MAEPWSGQSLQALPATVLGALGALGSEFLREWEAQDMRVTLFKLLLFWLVLSLLSIQLAWGFYGSTVTGLYHRPGLGGQNGSTPDGSTHFPSWETAANEPLKTHRE, from the exons ATGGCGGAACCTTGGTCTGGGCAGTCCTTGCAGGCTCTACCGGCCACGGTGCTGGGCGCGCTGGGCGCCCTCGGCAGCGAGTTCCTTCGGGAGTGGGAGGCGCAAGACATGCGCGTGACTCTCTTCAAGCTGCTGCTGTTTTGGTTGGTGTTAAGTCTCCTGAGCATCCAGCTGGCGTGGGGGTTCTACGGGAGTACGGTGACCGGGCTGTATCACCGCCCAG GTCTGGGCGGCCAGAACGGATCCACACCTGATGGCTCCACGCATTTCCCTTCCTG GGAAACAGCAGCAAATGAACCTCTCAAAACCCACAGAGAATAA